CAGCCCGATGACCTCGTCGAGCGTGACCGCCCGGTGCAGGCCGTGGGCCGCCGCGCCCAGGATCGACCGCGTGCTCAAGTAGGCGCCGACGCACCCACGGTGGCCCTCGGGGCACATCGGTCCCCCCGGATCGAGCACGTGGTGGCTGAACTCCCACTGGTCCGCGGGGGTCAGCGGCAGCGCCCGCCCCTGGACGACCAGCGCGTACCCGATGCCGGCGCCCACGGTCAGCAGCGCGAAGTCCGTCAGGTCACGGCCGCCGCCGAACCACGCCTGGGCCTGAGCGAGGGCGAACACGTCGTTCTCGACCGTGCACGGCACCGGCAGTGCCCGCGCCAGCAGTTCGGGCAGCGGGGCGCCCTCCCAGCCGAGGAACGGCGCGTCGAACAGCGCGGGTCCCGCCGGGTCCGCCGACTGCCGGTGGCCGCCGAGCGAGACACCCACCGCCAGGTGGGCCGGGCCGCCGGCGGCAAGGCGCTCGTTGAGCCCCGCGATCCGCGCGCAGACGTCGGCCGGGTCCCGGCTGTCGAGCGGTTCGTCCGCGCGGCGCAGCACGCGGGCCCGCAGGTCGGTGGTGACCGCGTGCAGCCGGTCGGCGGTGATCTTCACGCCCAGGAAACGGTGCTTGTCGGCCGCGACATCGAGCGGGCGCGTGGGACGCCCGTTGTCCGGATCGTGCACCACGCCGCGTTCGACGACCAGGCCCGAGTGCACCAGCGGCTTCGTGAGCCGGGTCAGG
Above is a genomic segment from Streptomyces marincola containing:
- a CDS encoding ROK family transcriptional regulator, whose product is MVPPSGAVGLRSSIGLWGSVAHSARPVLRELLVNGPQTRTQLARTLGMSTGSLTRLTKPLVHSGLVVERGVVHDPDNGRPTRPLDVAADKHRFLGVKITADRLHAVTTDLRARVLRRADEPLDSRDPADVCARIAGLNERLAAGGPAHLAVGVSLGGHRQSADPAGPALFDAPFLGWEGAPLPELLARALPVPCTVENDVFALAQAQAWFGGGRDLTDFALLTVGAGIGYALVVQGRALPLTPADQWEFSHHVLDPGGPMCPEGHRGCVGAYLSTRSILGAAAHGLHRAVTLDEVIGLARQREPVALGVVSLAAWALGATIATIANVSLVKNVVIGGELVALADEGRQHIEDGLAQRRHRDHRALTLSLLPADFTEWARAAAAAPIRSLILNEG